A single region of the Pseudalkalibacillus berkeleyi genome encodes:
- a CDS encoding rod shape-determining protein: MFSRDVGIDLGTANVLIYVKGRGIVLDEPSVVAIDKNTDRVIEVGEEARRMVGRTPGNIVATRPLKDGVIADFEGTEAMLRYFLEKINVRGLVSKPRILICTPTNITTVEQKAIREAAQKSGGKYVILEEEPKVAAIGAGMDIFQPYGNMVVDIGGGTTDVAVLSMGDIVTASSIKVAGDKFDQDILQYIKQKYKLLIGERTSESIKMQVATVFPGSRNEEMDIRGRDMVSGLPRNITIRSSEIEEALQESIYSVVMTAKSVLEKTPPELSADIIDRGIILTGGGALMHGIAELFSEELKVPVHVADEPMTCVARGTGLMLEHIDKLPKQKLS; this comes from the coding sequence ATGTTTTCAAGGGATGTTGGAATTGATCTGGGTACGGCGAATGTACTCATTTACGTGAAAGGACGGGGGATTGTCCTTGATGAGCCATCCGTCGTAGCTATTGATAAAAATACGGACCGCGTAATAGAAGTTGGAGAAGAAGCACGTAGAATGGTCGGCCGAACGCCAGGAAATATCGTTGCGACTAGACCTTTGAAGGATGGCGTCATCGCTGACTTTGAAGGAACAGAAGCCATGCTTAGATATTTTCTAGAAAAGATCAACGTGAGGGGATTAGTCTCAAAGCCGAGGATCTTAATTTGTACGCCGACGAACATTACTACGGTCGAACAAAAGGCAATACGTGAAGCTGCTCAGAAAAGTGGAGGCAAATATGTCATTCTTGAAGAGGAGCCGAAAGTTGCTGCAATTGGTGCGGGCATGGATATATTCCAGCCGTATGGAAATATGGTCGTTGATATAGGCGGTGGAACAACTGATGTTGCCGTGCTTTCCATGGGCGATATCGTCACCGCCTCTTCGATTAAAGTTGCAGGGGACAAGTTCGACCAAGACATTTTACAATACATTAAGCAGAAGTATAAGTTGTTAATCGGTGAACGTACTTCTGAAAGCATTAAGATGCAAGTAGCAACCGTATTCCCTGGTTCTCGAAATGAAGAGATGGACATTCGTGGTCGGGACATGGTAAGCGGTCTCCCGCGTAATATTACGATCCGTTCTTCAGAGATAGAAGAAGCACTTCAAGAATCGATTTACTCGGTTGTCATGACGGCGAAAAGCGTTCTTGAAAAAACGCCGCCTGAACTTTCAGCAGATATTATTGATCGCGGCATTATCCTAACGGGTGGTGGTGCGCTTATGCACGGTATTGCTGAACTTTTCTCAGAAGAATTGAAAGTACCTGTCCACGTAGCCGACGAGCCGATGACGTGTGTCGCTAGAGGAACAGGATTAATGCTAGAACACATTGATAAGTTACCAAAACAGAAGTTATCATAA
- a CDS encoding circularly permuted type 2 ATP-grasp protein, with protein MFKTYEIESFFDEMLQEIGRPRSHYQTLYDRLSDLPDEELKTRHEAAQQNFLRQGITFTVYNDNQGSERTIPFDFVPNIIPKDEWKKLEEGLIQRVKALNLFLDDIYNDQQILKDGLIPRELVVTCNHFYPQVAKIKVPRRNHIFMAGIDLVKDDNGEFRVLEDNLRNPSGLSYVFQNRYVMRHIFSDFFHDYEVQSLENQFTHIHEALSSIAPNGVSNPNIVLLTPGIYNSAYFDHSFIAQQLGIELVEGRDLLIRDRVVYMKTTRGLKRVDVIYRRIDDDFLDPLEFRPDSMLGVPGLIDAYRAGNVTISNGIGNGVADDKAIYHYVPNMIRYYLGEEPMIKNVETYFLRDEEQRNYVLENLDKLVVKQTDGSGGYNLLIGPHASQEERDAYRVQIEKNPNNYIAQPMIKLSRLPVFRGEKFSGCHIDLRAYIFNGEKPHVFPGGLTRVALKEGSMVVNSSQGGGGKDTWVMTE; from the coding sequence ATGTTTAAGACATATGAAATAGAATCTTTCTTTGATGAGATGCTCCAGGAAATCGGAAGGCCGCGTAGTCATTATCAAACACTTTATGATCGATTGTCGGACCTTCCCGATGAAGAATTGAAGACACGTCATGAAGCTGCTCAACAAAATTTCCTCAGACAGGGCATTACGTTTACTGTCTACAACGATAATCAAGGCTCTGAGCGAACGATCCCTTTCGACTTCGTGCCTAACATTATCCCGAAGGATGAATGGAAGAAGCTTGAAGAAGGATTGATCCAGAGGGTTAAAGCATTGAATCTCTTTCTAGATGATATATACAATGACCAGCAAATCTTAAAGGACGGGCTCATCCCTCGCGAACTCGTCGTCACATGTAACCACTTCTATCCTCAAGTTGCGAAAATCAAAGTTCCACGCCGGAATCACATCTTTATGGCTGGGATCGATCTTGTAAAGGATGACAACGGAGAATTCCGTGTCCTTGAGGATAATTTACGGAATCCGTCAGGACTTTCCTATGTGTTCCAAAACCGTTACGTCATGCGGCACATTTTCTCTGACTTTTTCCATGACTATGAAGTTCAGTCTCTCGAAAACCAGTTTACTCACATACATGAAGCACTATCCTCCATTGCTCCAAACGGGGTAAGTAACCCTAACATTGTACTCCTCACACCAGGGATTTATAACTCTGCTTATTTTGATCATAGTTTCATAGCTCAACAGTTAGGCATCGAGTTAGTTGAAGGTCGGGATTTACTCATTCGAGATCGGGTCGTCTATATGAAAACGACACGTGGATTGAAACGGGTGGACGTCATTTACAGACGTATTGATGATGATTTCCTTGATCCACTAGAATTCCGTCCAGATTCAATGCTTGGTGTCCCGGGTCTCATAGATGCTTATCGTGCTGGAAACGTAACGATCAGCAACGGTATTGGAAACGGGGTTGCTGATGATAAGGCGATCTATCATTATGTGCCGAACATGATCCGCTACTACCTCGGGGAAGAACCGATGATTAAGAATGTAGAGACATACTTTTTGCGTGATGAAGAACAGCGAAACTATGTCCTTGAAAACTTAGATAAACTTGTCGTGAAGCAAACAGATGGTTCGGGTGGATACAACCTGTTAATTGGTCCACATGCTTCACAAGAAGAACGCGATGCCTACCGCGTGCAAATTGAGAAAAATCCGAACAACTACATTGCCCAACCGATGATCAAGTTGTCCCGCCTTCCTGTCTTTAGAGGGGAAAAATTTTCGGGCTGTCACATTGACCTTCGCGCCTACATCTTTAATGGTGAGAAGCCACATGTCTTTCCAGGCGGATTGACAAGGGTTGCATTAAAGGAAGGTTCTATGGTCGTCAATTCTTCACAAGGAGGCGGCGGCAAAGACACATGGGTGATGACCGAATAA
- a CDS encoding flagellar hook-basal body protein, translating to MFRGFYTAASGMIAQQRRQDLLTNNLANVNTPGYKADQASLRAFPQMLMSRLGETNMGDHSVPTKKQLGTLATAVYMQEALPKFKQGDIQETGNRLDVALLQGAVPTDEETGTQGALFFTVQNEAGDLRMTRNGNFSVDANGNLVTSNGDFVLDTNGNRIVVGGSDFEMDSNGFIPQANAQVNVALVENPNLLEKEGNGLFRLEEEAGFGSAIGNPDVSYQLKQGFVERSNVDVEQTTVEMLNAYRTFEANQKVLQAYDRTMEKSSNEIGRLG from the coding sequence ATGTTTCGAGGATTTTACACAGCAGCTTCCGGAATGATTGCCCAGCAAAGACGTCAGGACTTGTTAACGAACAATCTAGCAAATGTGAATACGCCAGGATACAAGGCAGATCAAGCTTCACTTCGGGCTTTTCCGCAAATGCTGATGAGTCGATTAGGTGAGACGAACATGGGAGACCATTCAGTCCCTACTAAAAAGCAGCTAGGAACGCTTGCAACTGCCGTTTATATGCAAGAAGCCTTGCCGAAGTTTAAACAAGGGGACATTCAGGAAACTGGAAATCGCTTAGATGTTGCTCTACTCCAAGGTGCTGTACCTACAGATGAAGAAACCGGAACGCAAGGTGCTCTCTTTTTTACCGTACAAAATGAAGCGGGAGACCTCCGAATGACCCGGAATGGAAATTTTTCTGTTGATGCGAACGGCAATCTCGTTACATCTAATGGGGACTTTGTACTCGATACAAATGGAAACAGGATTGTAGTTGGAGGATCCGATTTTGAAATGGATTCAAATGGCTTCATACCTCAGGCTAATGCACAAGTGAACGTTGCTTTAGTTGAGAATCCTAATTTACTAGAAAAAGAAGGCAACGGACTTTTCAGATTGGAAGAAGAGGCTGGATTCGGTAGCGCGATAGGAAACCCCGATGTTTCCTACCAACTGAAGCAAGGTTTCGTAGAACGCTCCAACGTTGATGTAGAGCAGACGACGGTTGAAATGTTGAACGCTTACCGAACTTTTGAAGCGAACCAGAAAGTTTTGCAAGCGTATGATCGGACGATGGAAAAATCATCTAATGAAATTGGACGCTTAGGCTAA
- a CDS encoding DNA-directed RNA polymerase subunit beta, producing MVQNNSGSNGQSTSREQYKASKKKADAPSREEMKNEESLKLRVRVIPIWLRLIIIVLIFILCLAAGLAIGFSVIGDGNVKDAFSKDTWQHIVDLVKKEN from the coding sequence ATGGTTCAGAATAATTCAGGTTCCAACGGACAATCGACATCAAGAGAACAATATAAAGCGAGTAAGAAAAAAGCGGATGCCCCTTCTAGAGAAGAGATGAAGAACGAAGAGAGCCTAAAGCTTCGTGTGCGTGTCATCCCAATTTGGCTACGCCTTATTATCATTGTTCTCATTTTCATTCTCTGTCTCGCTGCAGGACTCGCAATCGGCTTCAGCGTCATCGGAGACGGAAACGTGAAAGACGCCTTCAGCAAAGACACATGGCAACATATTGTAGATTTAGTTAAAAAGGAAAACTGA
- a CDS encoding DUF2569 domain-containing protein produces the protein MGSKHEGIGGWLILMAVGLMMVPLIRLYSLYQSYWTVYHTPAWSSLTESGNPLYHAWFQPTFWLNIAVDIGFIGLSVAALWLLFTKHSLFPKFMIYYLVGLTVFAIIDGLITNWIFGSLPLTAETLDYVKNQSYRQQAGSLLLCLIWIPYLLRSQRVKTTFVNSPKKQTVADNNLTF, from the coding sequence ATGGGGTCTAAGCATGAAGGAATTGGTGGTTGGTTGATTCTTATGGCAGTTGGTCTTATGATGGTTCCACTCATTCGTCTCTATTCTCTTTATCAAAGTTATTGGACCGTATATCATACGCCCGCTTGGAGTTCTTTGACAGAGTCCGGAAACCCACTGTATCACGCATGGTTCCAACCAACTTTCTGGCTGAATATTGCAGTTGACATTGGATTTATCGGATTATCTGTTGCAGCGCTATGGCTGTTGTTTACAAAGCATTCGTTGTTCCCAAAGTTCATGATCTATTACCTAGTTGGTTTGACCGTGTTTGCCATTATAGATGGTTTGATAACGAATTGGATATTCGGCTCACTCCCACTTACAGCTGAAACATTGGATTATGTCAAAAACCAATCATACAGACAACAAGCAGGCTCTCTACTTTTATGTTTAATTTGGATCCCTTACTTGTTAAGGTCACAAAGAGTTAAAACTACATTTGTAAACAGTCCAAAAAAGCAAACCGTCGCCGATAACAATTTGACGTTTTGA
- a CDS encoding transglutaminase family protein: MRYKITQHTHYTYEQPVSHSINQFRLKPIDDLKQDCMSFEKIITPAAPSYVHYDYWGNHVETFYAWEEHTELMLETTSEVMIDPYAFKDAISFSSQMNDAMFSSSFRHQYAEYLMATNYTSLPAEVCKEVTTPLWEESTNPFDYVKLVNQYIYETFTYEPGTTTVNTTAAEALENKVGVCQDYTHLMLALCRYRGIPARYVSGYLYIGENSAMRGDAATHAWVEVKLPTAGWVGFDPTNNIVAKDQHIRIAVGRDYSDIVPLKGVYQGGMQNLDVKVSVHAIEENIPVK, encoded by the coding sequence ATGAGATATAAGATCACCCAGCATACACACTACACTTACGAACAACCAGTAAGTCATAGCATTAACCAGTTCCGCTTGAAGCCGATTGATGATCTGAAGCAGGATTGCATGTCATTCGAGAAAATCATTACGCCAGCGGCCCCATCATATGTTCATTACGACTATTGGGGTAACCACGTGGAGACGTTCTATGCTTGGGAAGAACATACGGAGTTGATGTTAGAAACAACCTCTGAGGTAATGATCGACCCTTATGCATTCAAGGATGCGATTTCCTTCAGTTCTCAGATGAATGATGCGATGTTTTCTAGCTCGTTCAGACATCAGTATGCAGAATATTTGATGGCGACAAATTATACGAGTTTACCTGCTGAAGTGTGTAAGGAAGTGACCACACCACTTTGGGAGGAATCAACAAACCCGTTCGATTATGTAAAATTAGTGAATCAATACATTTACGAAACGTTCACGTATGAGCCAGGAACGACTACAGTGAACACGACTGCAGCTGAAGCATTAGAGAATAAGGTTGGGGTCTGTCAGGACTATACACATCTGATGCTAGCGCTGTGCCGCTATAGAGGTATTCCAGCGCGTTATGTAAGTGGATATTTATATATCGGAGAAAATTCCGCTATGCGAGGAGATGCAGCTACACACGCTTGGGTTGAGGTCAAGCTCCCGACAGCTGGATGGGTCGGATTCGATCCTACGAACAATATTGTAGCAAAAGATCAGCACATCCGAATCGCAGTCGGACGAGATTACTCAGACATCGTCCCACTGAAAGGCGTCTATCAAGGTGGCATGCAAAACCTCGATGTAAAAGTGAGTGTACATGCGATTGAAGAAAATATTCCGGTGAAGTAA
- a CDS encoding GNAT family N-acetyltransferase codes for MKQHLWKYVRGVMWDYESVPDSVEFVERDELLMYKTEGSNSILSNKVAKFDTDENVERLYDQVRSFYGEKAFSWWIGPDSKPDHLASFLQDKGFTYEDTYYGMVLPVNENSRKNKDEYDVIEVESEKDVRNYVEVGAQIWNYDEATIAHLVKQRLSYVKDENRRGGLLIMLDGDEPVGHAGYRFSADGVAMYLAGSGVIPQYRKQGIYRSLLAKRMELARLNSAKYIVTQARKDNSEPVLRKLGFVELGNYEVYRTPIK; via the coding sequence ATGAAACAGCATTTATGGAAATACGTCCGGGGAGTCATGTGGGATTATGAGAGCGTTCCTGATTCAGTCGAGTTTGTGGAACGAGATGAGCTCCTTATGTATAAAACGGAGGGGTCTAACAGCATCCTTTCAAATAAAGTTGCGAAGTTTGATACTGATGAGAATGTTGAGCGCTTATACGATCAAGTTCGTTCTTTTTATGGTGAAAAAGCTTTTTCCTGGTGGATTGGTCCAGATTCTAAGCCGGATCATCTTGCTTCATTCTTACAAGATAAAGGTTTTACGTATGAGGATACTTACTATGGAATGGTTTTACCTGTAAATGAGAACAGTCGAAAAAATAAAGATGAGTATGATGTTATTGAGGTTGAATCTGAAAAAGATGTCCGAAATTACGTAGAAGTAGGCGCTCAGATTTGGAATTATGATGAAGCGACGATTGCACATTTGGTTAAACAAAGACTAAGTTATGTGAAAGATGAGAACCGTCGCGGCGGTTTACTCATTATGCTAGATGGTGACGAACCTGTAGGTCATGCTGGATATCGGTTTAGTGCTGATGGAGTCGCTATGTACTTAGCTGGTTCTGGAGTCATACCGCAATACCGGAAGCAAGGTATTTATCGTTCACTATTAGCTAAAAGGATGGAGCTAGCTCGTTTGAACAGCGCTAAATATATCGTTACTCAAGCACGCAAGGATAACTCTGAACCGGTTTTACGAAAGCTCGGATTTGTAGAATTAGGGAATTATGAGGTATACCGAACACCTATTAAGTGA
- the fabZ gene encoding 3-hydroxyacyl-ACP dehydratase FabZ, whose product MLNIDEIKEIIPHRYPFLLVDQITEVEEGKRAIGLKNVSANEEFFNGHFPEYPVMPGVLIVEALAQVGAVALLIKEENRGRLAFFAGIDSCRFKRQVRPGDQLRLEVELTRVRGSMGKGKAVATVDGEVACEAEIMFALGKKEDA is encoded by the coding sequence ATGTTGAATATTGATGAAATTAAGGAAATTATTCCGCACCGTTATCCATTTTTACTTGTGGATCAAATTACTGAAGTAGAAGAGGGTAAGCGAGCAATCGGACTGAAGAATGTCTCTGCAAATGAGGAGTTTTTCAACGGACATTTTCCTGAATACCCTGTTATGCCTGGTGTTCTAATCGTAGAAGCGCTCGCTCAAGTTGGTGCAGTTGCGTTATTGATAAAAGAAGAAAATCGCGGACGTCTTGCATTCTTTGCAGGTATTGACAGCTGCCGTTTTAAAAGACAAGTACGCCCAGGAGACCAGCTACGCCTAGAAGTCGAACTGACACGCGTTCGCGGATCGATGGGTAAAGGGAAAGCTGTTGCAACAGTCGATGGAGAAGTAGCTTGTGAAGCGGAAATTATGTTTGCGTTAGGTAAAAAAGAAGACGCATAA
- a CDS encoding alpha-E domain-containing protein: protein MLSRVSNSLYWMSRNIERAENTARLISVRLIGSIEHKENHWDELVSIVGANEDFEKQFDRYDAKSVMDFMSFSSENANSILNCVKLAREDARAIREIIPQELWEMINAFYWEVKQYKHENWSPETIDDFYQMIIRQSALFQGMVEATLSFDEAYLFIKMAKFIERAEKTSRILNIYYYRSEDPEHNDPSLYRHWFAVLQSVSGHEAYLKKHHPFITGERVIEFLLFDESFPRSIRYCVDQVYQVFQKLEQGKIEHYSEELLELIAKMRHSFQTMTVIDVMTDDIHQFLQEFQSNCFKLGRLINKTYYLGEVGV from the coding sequence ATGCTAAGTAGAGTATCGAATTCACTTTATTGGATGTCACGTAATATTGAGCGTGCCGAGAATACGGCCCGCCTAATTTCTGTACGTCTGATTGGCAGTATTGAGCATAAAGAAAATCACTGGGATGAACTCGTTTCGATCGTAGGGGCAAATGAAGATTTCGAAAAACAATTTGATCGGTATGATGCAAAGTCTGTTATGGATTTCATGTCCTTTTCGAGTGAGAATGCAAATTCGATTTTAAATTGTGTAAAATTAGCCCGAGAAGATGCGCGTGCGATTCGCGAAATCATCCCTCAAGAGCTATGGGAAATGATCAACGCCTTCTATTGGGAGGTTAAACAGTATAAACATGAAAATTGGTCGCCTGAAACGATTGATGATTTTTATCAAATGATCATTAGACAATCGGCATTGTTCCAAGGCATGGTTGAAGCGACACTTTCATTTGATGAAGCTTACCTTTTTATCAAAATGGCGAAGTTCATTGAGCGTGCCGAAAAGACGTCTCGGATTTTGAATATTTATTATTACCGCTCAGAAGATCCTGAACATAACGACCCTTCGCTATATCGGCATTGGTTTGCAGTGCTTCAATCCGTCAGTGGGCATGAGGCTTACTTGAAAAAGCATCATCCATTCATTACTGGAGAGCGGGTCATTGAATTTTTGTTATTTGATGAGTCTTTCCCGAGGTCGATTCGATATTGCGTGGATCAGGTGTATCAAGTCTTTCAGAAGCTTGAACAAGGAAAAATTGAGCACTATTCAGAGGAGCTTCTAGAGTTGATTGCAAAAATGAGGCACAGCTTCCAGACGATGACCGTGATTGATGTCATGACCGATGATATTCATCAATTTTTACAGGAATTCCAGTCGAACTGCTTCAAGCTTGGTCGCTTAATCAACAAAACCTACTATTTAGGGGAAGTTGGTGTATGA
- a CDS encoding DUF5667 domain-containing protein — translation MMKKWIAMLSAASLLLFGATPAAFANTDAPKVELSDETSSQEEATEEETSSEENEESITEEENEEESEEGSEEESENESEEEVEEPSLVPGDFFYFVKTMIENVRLAVASDDYEKAQVLADIASNRIAEANALFAAGETELAEKTLEEAIKAQEEAFNKSEEKEEASDEEGKEDEDGNVDGSEGESTSGEGEPGDDETDEDSEMDELRAKLSNNIDALLLALGNVENPQAQESLMKNIQKAFAKLDKKIAKLEKKKNKKAKDEDEDEESDDDEKDSDDDRDTDEDESDDSDSDASEDDEGNEDEEDESDVAPVKSDKKEKHKKEKAKEKREKAKEKKEKQEEKRNKKHDRDDDEDEDEDKDENDEKEKRKDDEDKEREEKRKKEKKKDRDRDEDKDDDEDDDERDEDDEDEDEKDDEDDENDDD, via the coding sequence ATGATGAAGAAATGGATTGCGATGTTAAGTGCGGCATCTTTACTTTTGTTTGGTGCTACTCCAGCTGCATTTGCAAACACAGATGCTCCAAAAGTAGAGTTATCAGATGAAACGTCGAGCCAAGAAGAAGCAACCGAAGAGGAAACATCTTCAGAGGAAAATGAGGAATCTATTACTGAAGAAGAAAATGAAGAAGAATCAGAAGAAGGCTCAGAAGAAGAATCTGAAAATGAATCAGAGGAAGAAGTAGAAGAACCTTCACTAGTTCCTGGGGATTTCTTTTATTTCGTAAAAACAATGATTGAAAATGTACGCCTTGCGGTTGCGTCAGACGATTATGAAAAGGCACAAGTTTTAGCTGATATTGCATCTAACCGTATTGCAGAAGCGAATGCTCTCTTTGCTGCAGGTGAGACTGAGTTAGCGGAGAAAACGCTTGAAGAAGCGATTAAAGCCCAAGAGGAAGCGTTTAATAAGTCTGAAGAAAAAGAAGAAGCTTCAGATGAAGAAGGTAAAGAAGATGAGGATGGAAATGTTGACGGATCTGAAGGTGAGTCGACTTCTGGAGAAGGTGAGCCTGGTGACGATGAAACCGACGAAGACTCTGAAATGGATGAACTGCGCGCGAAGTTGTCCAACAACATTGACGCACTCTTATTAGCTCTTGGAAACGTTGAGAATCCTCAAGCACAAGAGTCTCTAATGAAAAATATCCAAAAGGCATTCGCAAAGCTAGATAAGAAAATTGCGAAGCTTGAAAAAAAGAAAAACAAAAAGGCTAAAGATGAAGATGAAGACGAAGAATCCGATGATGACGAGAAAGACTCGGATGATGATAGAGACACTGACGAAGATGAGTCCGACGATTCAGATTCTGACGCATCAGAGGATGATGAAGGAAATGAAGATGAAGAAGATGAGTCTGATGTAGCTCCAGTAAAGTCTGATAAAAAAGAAAAACATAAAAAAGAAAAAGCTAAAGAAAAACGAGAAAAAGCAAAAGAAAAGAAAGAAAAGCAAGAAGAAAAGCGCAATAAAAAGCATGACCGAGATGACGACGAAGACGAAGACGAAGATAAAGATGAAAATGATGAAAAAGAAAAGCGTAAAGATGATGAAGATAAAGAGCGTGAAGAAAAACGAAAGAAAGAAAAGAAAAAAGATCGTGACCGTGACGAAGATAAAGACGATGACGAAGACGATGATGAAAGAGACGAAGATGACGAAGATGAAGATGAAAAAGACGACGAAGACGATGAAAATGACGATGATTAA
- the spoIIID gene encoding sporulation transcriptional regulator SpoIIID produces the protein MHDYIKERTIKIGRYIVETRKTVRMIAKEFGVSKSTVHKDLTERLPEINPELANSVKEILEYHKSVRHLRGGEATREKYKKSTEKVVN, from the coding sequence GTGCACGATTACATCAAAGAACGAACCATCAAGATAGGCAGGTATATCGTGGAGACAAGAAAAACCGTTCGTATGATCGCGAAAGAATTCGGTGTTTCTAAAAGTACTGTCCACAAAGATTTAACGGAACGATTACCTGAAATTAACCCGGAGCTAGCCAACAGTGTAAAGGAGATCTTAGAGTACCATAAATCGGTACGACATCTTAGAGGTGGAGAGGCAACCCGGGAAAAATACAAAAAATCGACCGAAAAGGTGGTCAATTAA
- the kynB gene encoding arylformamidase has translation MKIWDISQPLKDGVPTWPGDTPFTFKLNWTKEETGSVNVGNLSLSTHTGTHVDAPYHFDDDGKRMLDLQPELYVGDALVVHLENRESITPDDLKGYDLSNVERLLIKTSSWKDRSQFPESITYLSPELAPFLKENGIRLIGVDVPSVDQLDSKDLASHHSLLNHDIHILESVILDEVEEGVYELIALPLPLADSDASPVRAILRR, from the coding sequence TTGAAGATTTGGGATATATCGCAGCCATTGAAGGATGGCGTTCCGACTTGGCCGGGTGATACGCCATTTACGTTCAAGCTCAACTGGACAAAAGAGGAAACAGGCTCTGTAAATGTCGGTAACCTCAGCTTAAGTACACATACCGGAACGCATGTAGATGCGCCGTACCATTTTGATGACGATGGAAAAAGAATGCTCGATCTACAACCAGAACTCTATGTTGGTGATGCGCTCGTCGTCCATTTGGAAAACAGGGAGTCGATTACACCTGATGACCTCAAAGGCTATGATTTAAGTAATGTGGAGCGGTTGTTGATCAAGACAAGTTCTTGGAAAGACCGCAGTCAATTTCCTGAGTCTATTACGTATCTCTCACCAGAATTAGCGCCATTTTTAAAAGAAAATGGGATTAGACTCATCGGAGTGGACGTACCATCTGTTGATCAACTCGATTCAAAAGATTTGGCGTCCCATCACAGTCTACTGAATCACGATATCCATATTCTCGAAAGTGTCATACTAGATGAGGTTGAAGAGGGTGTCTATGAACTCATCGCTCTGCCTCTTCCGTTAGCAGATTCGGATGCAAGCCCTGTTCGAGCTATTTTAAGACGTTGA
- a CDS encoding flagellar hook-basal body protein, translating into MNRSMITASVSMGQLQRQLDTISNNLSNSNTYGYKRRNVQFSDLLTQEMNNQPNQNKEVGRLTPNNIRLGNGARVTGTVLRMEQGTVVDTGRSLDIALLNPNMMFQVRKTLENGEEIVEYTREGSFYVTPVEGNPNELQMTAANGDRLVGENGPITVPAGFSSINIGSDGAVQVTMPDQTIVNAGRLSLVEVTRPQLLESTGDNRYRVEPGTQLDQALIRVQGRDGFIQQGALEQSNVDVSHEMTQLLTTQRSYQMNAKAVTMADQMMGLVNSIR; encoded by the coding sequence ATGAATCGATCGATGATTACTGCATCTGTTTCAATGGGGCAGCTCCAAAGACAGTTAGACACGATTTCAAATAACTTATCGAACAGTAATACATATGGATACAAACGACGTAACGTACAATTTTCTGATTTGCTCACACAAGAAATGAATAACCAACCTAATCAGAATAAAGAAGTAGGTAGGTTAACGCCTAACAACATCCGATTAGGGAATGGTGCTAGAGTAACGGGAACGGTACTACGAATGGAACAAGGTACAGTTGTAGATACCGGTCGTTCGTTGGATATTGCGCTATTAAACCCGAATATGATGTTCCAAGTGCGAAAAACTCTTGAAAATGGTGAGGAAATCGTTGAATATACTAGAGAGGGGTCTTTTTACGTAACACCAGTAGAAGGAAACCCGAATGAATTGCAAATGACTGCCGCCAATGGAGATCGCTTAGTTGGAGAAAATGGACCGATCACCGTACCAGCAGGATTTAGCTCGATAAACATCGGATCAGATGGAGCGGTTCAGGTGACAATGCCAGACCAAACGATCGTAAATGCAGGCAGACTTTCGTTAGTAGAAGTGACGAGACCGCAACTACTAGAATCGACTGGAGATAACCGTTATCGCGTTGAGCCTGGCACTCAGCTTGATCAGGCGCTTATTCGAGTCCAAGGTAGAGACGGCTTCATACAGCAAGGTGCATTGGAACAATCCAATGTTGATGTTTCTCACGAAATGACACAGCTCTTAACCACACAACGCTCTTATCAGATGAACGCTAAGGCCGTTACAATGGCTGATCAAATGATGGGACTTGTGAATTCGATACGATAA